In Leifsonia sp. AK011, the genomic stretch GTCTACGCGATCGGTCGCGCTGTGATCGTCAAGCGCCGCACAGGACACGGATCGGCCGTCCTGTGGGTCACGATCGGCCTCATCGTCCTGTCGATCATCATCGGGGTCGTCTGGTCCGTGACCCTCGTGGCCCAGATGATGGCGACCATGACGACCTACGGTTACTGATTCGCTAGCGCGCGAGCGTCCAACTGCGACGCTTGACCAGCACGTGACCGCGCTTGGTCGTGAGGCGTGTCCACGGTCCGGATTCGTGCATGGTCACGGCATCGCCCTCGTGGAGGAATCCGAGGCTGAGCGCTGCGAACGCGGCGCCTGCCGGGACGAAGTCGAAGCCATCGATCGGGCGACCCCAGATCTCAGTCCGCACACGATGAACGATCTGCTCGCCCGTTCCGGTGGGGATCGCGGCGGCCACCTCGTCGATTCCGGCTCTGGCTGCGGCATCCACGATCTGCCAGTCGATCGGACCGAGCGAGTGCCATCCACCCCGTGGCGGCGAGATGGCCGCCCAGGTCACCGTGTTGACCTCCATGGGCAGGCGCACCGAAATGCCCTGGGTCGGGTCCTCGGCGGCCGCGGATTCGAGAAGTGCCTCGACCCGCATGAGCAGTGAACGCACGGGGACGACGACGTCGAACGGTTCCTGGTCGGCTAGCGCGAACGTGCGCAGCCCCAGCACCGTCGGGCTCTCATCGAGAAGGCCGACGGGATGCAACACCGAGACGTACACGGCGAGCACCCCGGAACCGCCGATGAGGCGCACCGAGCCGTCTTCGACGCGGAGGGCACGACCGAGGAACACGTGAAGGTCGCCGAGGGCAAGGGAGTCGACGAGAGTGAAAGTGCGAGACATCAGTCTTCTAAACTACAGGGCATGCACGACCCACTGGCAGGCTTCCTGGCCGCCCTCGATCTGCAGGACACCGGCGCTCGAACGAGCGAGGACATCTTCACCGGCCCCAGCCAGTGGATGCCACAGGGCAGGGTCTTCGGAGGCCAAGTGCTCGCGCAGTCCCTCGTTGCGGCGCAGCGCACCACGCCGGAGGATCGAACCGTCCATTCGATGCACGGGTACTTCCTCCGGCCGGGCAAGGTGGAGCTGCCGATCACCTTCGCCGTCGACCGCATCCACGACGGCAGGTCGTTCTCCACGAGGCGGACGCAGGCGTACCAGGACGGCGTGCCCATCCTCTCGATGATCGCCTCGTTCCAGGACTCGGATCCAGGACTTGAACACCAAGCGGAGATGCCTGCCGGAGTCCCCGACCCGGAAACGCTTCCGTCCGCAGAGCAGTCGCTCGCGGGCGTCGACCATCCCATTGCCCAGTTCTGGGCCACCCAGCGTCCGTTCGAGATGCGCCACGTGCCATCCCCCATCTACTTCTCCGTCGAGGGCGAGCGGGTCGCGCACCAGGCAGTCTGGTTCAAGGCGATCGGGGCACTCCCTGACGACCCCAACCTGCATCGCGCAGCCCTCGCTTACGCGAGCGACTACTCGATCCTGGAACCGATCCTGCGGCGCCACGGCCTGCCGTGGTCAACCCCCGGTCTCAAGATGGCGAGCCTCGACCACGCGATGTGGTGGCACCGCTTCGGGCGCGTCGACGAATGGAACCTCTACGTGCAGGAGTCGCCGTCGGCAACGGGAGGGCGGGGCTTCTCGCTCGGGCGCATCTTCAGCCGAGACGGGCTGCTCCTCGCGAGCGTCGCTCAGGAGGGCATGGTTCGCGTGCCCCTCAACGACTAGCCGCGCTTGGTGAAGGTCACCGGCTCCTCGACGTAGGGTGCCCAGGCTTCACGCTGCTCGTCGCCGATGCGCTGCGGCCTGCCCGTGTCGGCTCTCACCATGACGATGGTCGTGGATGCGCGGGTGAACAGCACGCGAGGCTCGACGCCGATCGGCGAGTAGAGCTCGTAGCAGACCTCGAGGCTAGCGCCGCCGATGCGTCCGATCCACAGCTCGATGTCAATGGGTGCCCGCATGTACGGGATCGGCGCCAGATACTCGATCTCCTGCCGTGCGATGAGGCTGATCGTCTCGGCACCCGGCCGCGCATCGAGGATGGCAGTTGCCTCACCCACGACGTCACCGTCGGGCAGCCAGAACGCCTGGATGCGCGCTTCCTCCAGGATTCGCAGCATCTCGGCGTTGTTGACGTGCGCGTACGCGTCGAAGTCGCTCCAGCGCAGCGGGACCGGGATGTGGAGGCGCATAGTGACAGGTTACGCGTAACCGGGCGCGAGACGCGCCCGGCGATTAGCCGCGCGAGGCCCAGAAATGGGCCTCGCACAAAGCGAGCTAATCGCGCGTCAGCTTGCGGTATGTCATGCGGCTCGGCTTCGCAGCATCCGCGCCCAGACGCTCGATCTTGTTCTCCTCGTACGCCTCGAAGTTGCCCTCGAACCAGTGCCAGTTGGACGGGTTCTCCGGGGTGCCCTCGTAGGCGAGGATGTGCGTGGCGATCCGGTCGAGGAACCACCGGTCGTGAGTGATGACCACAGCGCAACCGGGGAACTCGAGCAGCGCGTTCTCGAGGCTGCCAAGGGTTTCCACGTCGAGGTCGTTGGTGGGCTCGTCGAGCAGGAGGAGGTTTCCGCCCTGCTTCAGCGTGAGCGCGAGGTTCAGCCGGTTGCGCTCACCACCGGAGAGAACGCCAGCCTTCTTCTGCTGGTCGGGACCCTTGAACCCGAACTGGCTCACATACGCACGCGACGGGATCTCGGTCTTGCCCACCTGGATGTAATCGAGCCCCTCGGACACGACCTCCCACAGGGTCTTGTTCGGGTCGATTCCGCCGCGGCTCTGGTCGACGTAGGAGATGTCGACCGTCTCGCCGATCTTGAGATCTCCACCATCGAGTGGCTCGAGCCCGACGATCGTCTTGAAGAGCGTGGTCTTACCGACACCGTTCGGGCCGATGACGCCGACGATTCCGTTGCGGGGAAGCGTGAAGCTCAGGCCGTCGATCAGGATGCGCCCCTCGAAGCCCTTCTGGAGGTTCTTGGCCTCGATGACCTGCGATCCGAGTCGCGGGCCTACGGGGATGACGATCTCCTCGAAGTCGAGAACCCTCGTCTTCTCGGCCTCCGCAGCCATCTCCTCGTAGCGCGCAAGGCGAGCCTTGGACTTGGTCTGCCGCCCCTTGGCGTTGGAGCGCACCCACTCGAGTTCGCCCGCGAGACGCTTGGCCAGCTTCGCGTCCTTCTTGCCCTGGACCTCAAGACGGGCTGCCTTCTTCTCGAGGTAGGTCGAGTAGTTGCCCTCGTAGGGGTAGAGGTGACCGCGATCGACCTCGGCGATCCACTCGGCGACATGGTCGAGGAAGTACCGGTCGTGAGTGACGGCGAGCACTGCGCCGGGGTACTTGGCGAGGTGCTGCTCGAGCCAGAGAACGCTCTCGGCGTCGAGGTGGTTGGTGGGCTCGTCGAGGAGCAGGAGATCCGGCTTCTGGAGGAGGAGCTTGGTCAGTGCGACACGGCGCTTCTCACCACCGGAGAGGTTGGCGACCTTGTAGTCCGAGGGTGGGGTGCGGAGAGCATCCATCGCCTGCTCCAGCTGGGAGTCGAGGTCCCACGCGTCGGCCGCGTCGATCTCCTCCTGAAGGGTTCCCATCTCGGCGAGGAGCGCATCGAAGTCCGCATCGGGCTCGGCCATCTCCATGCCGATGGCGGCGTGGCGGTCCACCTTGGCCTTGATCTCGGCGACGCCCTCCTGGACGTTCTCGAGCACGGTCTTCGTCTCGTCCAGTTCGGGCTCCTGCATGAGGATGCCGACGGTGTACCCGGGGGACAGCCTTGCCTCACCGTTCGAGGGGGTGTCGAGTCCCGCCATGATCTTGAGGATCGTGGACTTACCGGCACCGTTCGGGCCGACCACCCCGATCTTGGCCCCGGGGAAGAACGACATGGTGACGTCATCGAGGATGAGCTTGTCACCGACCGCCTTGCGGGCGCGGACCATGGAGTAAATGTATTCGGCCATTACTCCATTGTACGGAGGGCTTCGGTCACCAATCGATCGGCCGGGTTGTGCCGATGAGGCACTTACCCGTGCCGAGCAGCGGTGCGACGAGGCTCGTGTAGGCGGTGGGACTCAGCTGCCCGACCAGGCATTCACCCTGCATCCGCACCGACACGACTATCGAATCCGCGGGGATGTTGATGGCGGTGGTGTCGAAGGTGACCTCCATGTCCGCCTTGTTGAAGCCGTGGTTCGCCAGGTTCGTGACGATGTCCGCACCCGGACCCATCTTGTAGATGCCCCAGTACTCGTTGTTCACGTAGTCGAAGAACTGCTTGTTCGCGGCGGCAGTCCCCTGGGGCTTGAACTCGGGGATCTTGGTGGGCGTCGGTGTCGGAGTCGGAGACGCTGACCCACTTCCCGTGGGAACGGGCATCGGCTCCGGAGTGCCCCCGACACAGCCGGCCAGCGCCAGCACTGCCACTAACGCCACGCCTGCCGAGGCGAAGCGCACTGCAGTTACTGGCATCCCGACTCCCCTGTTTGATCGCGGCACATCCGCTCGCACATTGTAAGGCGGAGGAACTGAGAGAACCGCTAGAACGCTGGTTCCGGTGCGGGCTGGCCGGGAGAGGACGGCTCGAATGAATCGTGCTCCGGCGGGGACACCGGCTGGCTCTGCTGGGGTTCTGGTGCGGTCTGCGCCTTACTCGCGCTCATCGACCGGGCGAAGGTCGTGGAACCCCAGAGCAGGTCGTGGCCGAGTGCGTCAGCCTCGACATCCACACTCATCCCCGACCGCTCGCCGGTATCCCACGAGCGGAGCTTGAGTCGCCCCGTCACCAGAACGCGCTCCCCCTTGCTGAGCGATGCGCTGGCGTTGATGGCCAGCTGCCGGAAGCAGGTGACGGTGTACCAGTTGGTCTCAGCGTCCACCCACTTGCCCTCGTTCTTGTCGTATCGGCGTTGGGTCGAGGCCAGGCGGAAGTTCGTAATGGCCAGTCCCTCGCTCGTCACGATGTGCTTGGGATCGGTGGCCACGAGGCCTGTGAGGGTGATCGTGTCTGTCATGGCTGCTCCGGGGTAGAGGTGGACGGATGCACGGGGCGACGCTCGTGCCGGGATAGCCGCCCCGGCATCCGATGCAGCAAGTGTGCTCGTGTGCCCGGGCGAGACAGCGAGCTCTCGGCCGGTCTGGGGAGTTGGTCTGCGGTGACCCGCGTCTTGGGGAGAAGAGCCCAACGGCTGCGCCCGTTCCGACGTCGGCGCATGCCCATAGGCTGGTGCCATGCCGTACAACGCAGCCCCAGACCGTTACCAGAAGCTCGACTACGCCCGTGTTGGCCGGAGCGGGCTCAAACTCCCCCGGGTGTCCCTCGGACTCTGGAACAACTTCGGATCGGATCGCGCCCTGGAGACGCAGCGCGCCATCATCCGTCGCGCCTTCGACCTGGGCGTCACCCACATCGACATCGCGAACAACTACGGCCCGCCGAACGGTTCGGCGGAGAAGAACTTCGGCACCATCCTGCGTGAGGATCTCCGTCCCTACCGCGACGAGCTCATCGTCTCCTCGAAGGCCGGCTACGACATGTGGGAGGGGCCCTACGGCGAGTGGGGGTCTCGCAAGTACCTGCTCTCCTCCCTTGACCAGAGCCTCGCGCGAACAGGCCTGGAGTATTTCGATATCTTCTACTCCCACCGCCCGGACCCGGAGACGCCGATCGAGGAGACCATGGGCGCCCTCGCGAGCGCTGTGCACTCCGGCAAGGCGCTGTACGTCGGCGTCTCGAACTACTCACCCGAGCAGACGAGGGCAGCAGCAGCGGCCCTCGCCGAGCACAAGGTTCCCCTCCTCATCCACCAGCCCCGGTACAACATGTTCGATCGCCACATCGAGGACGGCCTGTTCCCCGTGCTCGACGAACTGGGTATCGGGAGCATCGTCTTCTCGCCCCTCGCCCAGGGTCTGCTGACCAACCGCTACCTGAACGGCATTCCTGCCGACTCGCGCGTGGCGGAGGGCCGATGGATGAACGAGAACACCATCGACGAGACCTACCTGTCGCGCGCCCGGGCACTGAATGAGATCGCGGATGCCCGTGGCCAGAGTCTCGCGCAGCTCGCGCTGCTCTGGGTGCTGCGCGTGCCCGAGGTCACCTCGGCCCTGATCGGCGCCTCGAGCGTCGCGCAACTCGAGAACAACCTCGCCGCACTCTCGGGGCCGGCGCTCACAGCGGACGAGCTCGCCGCGATAGAGCCCTTCGCCGTGCACGGTACGGGGAGCACGCGCTAGCCACCGACTGTCAGTGGTCGAATCTATGTTCGAAGCATCACCTCGAACGACAGGGAGACCACGAATGACAACGCTCGACTTCGCAGCAACCCGTCCTACGCACGCGGGTATCGCGACCACTCAGCTCGGCGACGACCTGTGGCGCATCACGCGTGCTGGAGGGGAAGTACTCGGATACGTGGAGCGTCACGTGACCGCAGCAGGGCATCGTTTCACGGCGAAGCGAATGCTGCAGCGCCAGCGCCGATTCCTCCCCATCGGCGACTTCTGGACAATCGAGGATGCCTTGGATTGCTTCCGCTTCTAGCGTGTCGCCCCGTCACTCGTGTGACTGACGGGGTTACAGTGACGGCATGATGCTGGAGTGGTGGAATGACATTGTTCGCTGGTTCGCCTCGGATGCCGGGCAGACCATCTTCGTGACAGCGGTACTTCCCTTCATAGCGATTCTTGCTGCGGGGCTGCTTGCTGGCCTGATCATGCGTGGCGCACTCAAGCGCTTCGTGCTGCAGCAGGACAAGCAGGCGAAGGTCTCCGCGATCGCGGGCCTCGCGGCATCCGCCCGCAAGGCGGCTGCGTGGAGCAGCCTCTCCGCCCAGGAGAAGCAGCACGTAGAGCAGCAGACGAGCGAGGCCGAGATCCGTGTGCGGCTTCTCCCCGTTGCTGGGGCCACCGAGGCAGCCGATTGGGCAGCCCACTACATGGCCTCCATGAAGCGCAACTCCGCCAACTACGGCTTCCAGGCCGAGCAGGATCTCAAGCAGCTCCAGGATGGTCTCGTGTTCTGGCACCACAAGCCATCCAAGGCTCGCAAGATGTTCGCCCAGGACCTCGCCACGTGGAAGTACGACACCTCGGCCCCCGACGACGAGCTCCTCGCCAAGCAGCGCGAATGGGCTGCGCAGCAGGAGACCCAGCCGTTCGAGCCCGTGAAGGCCAGCTAGAACGCTCGCTACGGCAGCGCGTCGGAACCGGCGCGCTGTGGGCCCACGAGCACGCTCGCATCCTGCGCAAACGCACTGCGCGTCGCGCGTCCTTCGGACTCCCGCCGCACAGTGCCCCCGGCAGGAATTGACTCCCCAGCGGCACGGCCGACACGCCGCCTACGGCAGCGCGTCGGAACCGGCGCGCTGTGGGCCCACGAGCACGCTCGCATCCTGCGCAAACGCACTGCGCGTCGCGCGTCCTTCGGACTCCCGCCGCACAGTGCCCCCGGCAGGAATTGAACCTGCGACCAAGAGATTAGAAGGCTCCTGCTCTATCCGCTGAGCTACGGGGGCTGGCGGTGCCACGATACCGCAGCGGTCGGCGTAGGCGCTCTCAGACAGCCTTGGCGAGCGCCACGAGGACCTGATTGACGGTGGGCGCACCAGCGGCACGGAACACCTCAGTGTCATCGGAGTCGAGCACGACGACGGTCGGGGTCGAGCGGATGCCCGCACGCTCCGCCTCGTCGTTGTGCGCCGCGACATCCAACTCCACGATCGTCGCCGCTGGCACGAGTTGTTCGACCTGCTTCAGAACCGCGCGGGTCTCAATGCAGGGGTCACAGAAGGCCGAGGAGAAGAAGAGGAGTTTCACACCGGAGCCAACCGTCGCGCGCCGGTCACGATTCCCTAGTCGTCGTTGCGCTCGTCGAGAGCCTCGAGCGGATCGCTGTCGGGCTCATCCCACGAGTACGTGACCTGGACCTGCTCGCCGACCTGGTGTGCGCTCGGGTTGATGTAGACGAGCTGAGTCTCCTTGCCATCCACCGCCGCGATCACGGTCACCTCGTCGTCCCACGACCCGTCCGTGCTGATTCGGGTATCGCTCTGGCCGTTGTAGGGGCCGCCGTTGTAGAAGACGACGTACTCGTCGCCGCGGGAGAGTGCAGGGGTTTCAGACATGCCTCAGGTCTACCAGATGCACCCGGGAGACGCACAGGTGTACCCGCAGCGAACTCTGTGTATACAGATCGTGCGCAAGCGCGGCGGGGACTGGTGCGTCTACCTGCCGCTGAGGACACTTATGCGGTGACCCCCGAGTGGAACCGATACGTGGCCCTGGGTGATTCGATCACCGAGGGCTTCTGCGACCCCATCGTCGGCGCCGGTGAGCCGTGGTTGGGGTGGGCCGATCGCCTCGCGATGATCCTTGACGGCAACGCGCGGCTTCGCGGCGAGGAGTTCGCCTTTGCGAACCTCGCCGTGCGTGGCAAGCGCATCCGCCACGTCATCGACGACCAGGTCCCGAGGGCCATCGACCTGGGCGCCGACCTCGTGTCGATCCTCATCGGCGGCAACGACCTCATGACCGCCCACGCCGACCCGGACGCGCTCGCGGCCGAGGTTGAATCCGGGGTCTGTGCCATCCGGGCCACGGGAGCTGACGTGCTCCTCGCCACGTGCTTCGACCCGCGGTTCGCCTTCTTCCTCAAGCCCCTGAGGGGGCGGGCAGCGGTGTACAACGCCAACCTGTGGAGCATCGCGCGAAGCCACGGCACCTTCACCCTCGACCTCTGGGGTGCCCGTGAGCTCCAGGCGAGAGCAATGTGGGCAGAGGACCGGATCCACCTCGCACCAGCGGGTCATCGGCTGCTGGCATCCCGCGCAGCGCATTCACTGGGAGTGCCGTACTACGAACTCTCGGCGCCATTGGCGCACCCGCTGCCCACGCCGGCGAGGCCATCTTCGCTCTCAGTCATGGGCTGGGCGAGCAGGCACGCACTGCCGTGGCTGTCGCGAAGGCTCCGCGGCATCTCCACTGGAGATGGCCGGCCGGCGAAGCTCCCCAACCTCACGGCGGTCACTGGCCGCCGATAGACTTCCGGAATGCCCTCGAATTCTGATCTGCTGGTCTGGATTGACTGCGAGATGACCGGACTGGACGTCGGAATCGACGAACTGGTCGAGGTCGCCGTCGTCATCACCGACTACAACCTCGTCGCCGTCGACCCGGGATTCAGCATCGTGATCAAGCCCGACCAATCGGCCTTCGACAACATGAGCGACTTCGTGCGGGACATGCACTCGTCGAGCGGCCTGCTCGAGGAGATCCCGAACGGTGTGGCGCTCGCGGATGCGGAGTTCGCGGTGCACGAGTACATCATCAATCACGTGCCGACACCGAAGACCGCACCTCTGGCGGGCAACACGATCGGCACCGATCGCATGTTCCTCGCCAAGTACATGCCGCGCGTGGACAGCCACCTCCACTACCGCAGCGTTGACGTCTCGTCGATCAAGGAGCTCTCGCGCCACTGGTTTCCCCGCGTCTACTTCAACGCTCCGGCGAAGGATGGCGGGCATCGAGCCCTCGCGGACATCCTCGAGTCGATCCGCGAGCTCGAGTACTACCGCAAGGCCGTCTTCGTGGGCGAGCCCGGGCCGAGCACCGAGCAACTCCAGGAGATCTCATCCGACGTGGTGGAGTCGTTCGCCGCTCGGCTGTAATACACTTGTTCGGTTGCCCCGTACGGGGCCGCATGGTGGGCGTAGCTCAGTTGGCAGAGCGCTGGCTTGTGGAGCCGGATGTCGCGGGTTCGAGCCCCGTCGTCCACCCCAGACGAAAACGGTCCGACGATTACGACGGGCCGTTTTCCTGTTTTCGCTGGAGAAACCCGTGACCAAGACCGAGGGCGACGTTGAACTCGCCGATCTTGTGTCGATGGACATGCCCTGGGTCACGATCGTCTGGAACGATCCCGTGAACCTCCAACAGTACGTAACGCACGTCTTCTCGACGTACTTCGGCTACGCGCGGCCCGAAGCGGAGCGTCTCATGCTGCTCGTGCACAACGAGGGCAAGGCGGTGGTCGCCACCGGACCGCAGGAGGAGATGGAGCGGCACGTCGAGGCGATGCACGACTTCGGCCTGTGGGCCACAGTGTCGAAGGCGTTCTCGTGATCCCGTTCGAGAGACGGGGCGACAGCTTCACGGCGTCGTTCGCGGCTCAGGAGGTCGACATCCTGCGCGAGCTCATCGAACAGGAGATCGCTCTCCTCGCAGAGGTGGGCTCCGATGATCCCGAGGATGCCAGCCTCGCGGAGGTCGGCATCGGAGGCTCATCGACTCCCCCACGCGATCCGGCACTGGCGCGGTTGCTGCCCGACGCCTACCGGGACGATGCGGAGGCGGCATCCGAGTACCGACGTCTCACCGAGGCCTCCATGGTCGCGCGCAAGATCGCGTCAGCGCGCGGACTTGTGGAGAGCCTCGGCGAGGGCGAAGTCAGTCTCAATCGGGAGGGTGCGGAACTGTGGTTGCGTGCGACCAACGACCTGCGACTCGTCATTGCCTCGCGCCTCGGCATCGTGGAGGACGATGACGCCGGAACCGGCGATGAGGTCATGCAGGACGTCTACTACTGGCTCGGTTACCTGCAGGGCAGCCTCCTCGACGCGATGGGAGCCTGAGACACATGGATGATATCTCCGCAGAGGATTTCGAGCGTCTGGTGATCGACGAGTTGGATCTGCTGCCCGATGACATGGTCGACGGGCTCGACAACGTGATCTTCGTCACCGAGGACCGGCCCGAGGACGGCTCGCTCGACCTCCTCGGCCTCTACGACGGCATTGCGCTCACCGAGCGCGGCACTTACGGCTTCGGGGAACTCCCGGACCGGATCATCCTGTACCGTGAGCCTCTGCTGTCGATCGCGGAGGATCTCGACGATCTCAAGGACCAGATCCACGTGACACTCGTGCATGAGATCGCCCACTTCTACGGGATAGATGACAATCAGTTGCACGAGCTAGGTTGGGGTTAGCGCTGTGACGTCACATTCGGGTTCATCGCAACGCCAATCGGGACCAGTCAGGCGAGCTACCCTGTCTGGAGGAGGTCTCATGTTTCGCAGGACTGCAGGTGTTATCGCGGGCTCACTGGCGCTCGTCGTCGGTGTGAGCGGCTGCTCGCTTCTCGAGGCGGGCGGCGGAGATGCACCCCTGTCGGGACTCGCCGCCTGCGCACTCGGCCACACGTGGCAGATGGATGTCGAGGACATGGCGGGCAAGATCAAGTCCCAGCTCGACGCCGAGGGAATCGGTGGCGACATCACCCTCGATGGCACCCAGCAACTCGACTGGGACGAGAAGGGCCACGTCGTCATCACCTCGGACCTCACGATGACCGCAGTGGTCACCGTCACGACCGACTACATCATCACGGTCACCAAGAAGCAGACCGGCACGACAACCGGTGCGGCCTACATCAGCGGCGAGGTTGCCATTCCCCGTGACTGGGATGAGAGCGAACTCAGCATCGCGACCACCGCCGAGACCGGCGGCGCGCCCATCGAGGATGGCTCGCCGTGGCCCATGCCGAGCCTCAGCTTCGACGACTCCGTCGGCCTTGAGCTCACGTGCGACGGCGACCGCCTCACCATTCACCCCCGCGGGGAGCGCACCACGCAGGTCTGGACGAAGACCAGCTAGGTCGCCGTTCGCACCACGACGTCGGCGAGGTCGCGCGGCGACTCCCTGGCAATGAAACGTTCCTCCTGGGCCGCCCAGCGCTCCCAGTGCGGTGCGAAGGTATCGCCGTCGCGCGCGAGCGCGCGCTCACGCCGGGTCGCGTCATCCGCTTCGAGCCAGAGCGCCGTGCTCGCCCGGGAACGGCTCGCACGGCTCAGCGCCCCGACGCCCTCGATGATGATCGGGGCGTCCGGCCGGAGATAGTGCATCGCGCCCGGTCGATCGCTCGTCCAGTCCCACGACCGCCACGACAAGGTGTCGAGGATGCCCGGCACCGCGACGCTCGCGGCATCGAGGCCGTCCCATCCGGGGTAGATGTCGTCGAGGCGCACGAGTTGGGCACCGTTGATCCTGCTGGCGAGGAGGGTTGCCAGGTCGGACTTGCCGGAGCCGGAGCGACCGTCGATGAGGGTGACATCCATCACTGGCCGCCGATGAAGTTCCAGTGGCCCGTCACGACAGACACGGTAACGGATGCCACCGCAATACCGACCGCGAACAGCACGAGCACCGCATCCGCTGCGCCCACCCGCGACTCCCGAGCCCAGCTCCGCTCCCCGGGCGCGCCG encodes the following:
- a CDS encoding acyl-CoA thioesterase II; this translates as MHDPLAGFLAALDLQDTGARTSEDIFTGPSQWMPQGRVFGGQVLAQSLVAAQRTTPEDRTVHSMHGYFLRPGKVELPITFAVDRIHDGRSFSTRRTQAYQDGVPILSMIASFQDSDPGLEHQAEMPAGVPDPETLPSAEQSLAGVDHPIAQFWATQRPFEMRHVPSPIYFSVEGERVAHQAVWFKAIGALPDDPNLHRAALAYASDYSILEPILRRHGLPWSTPGLKMASLDHAMWWHRFGRVDEWNLYVQESPSATGGRGFSLGRIFSRDGLLLASVAQEGMVRVPLND
- a CDS encoding thioesterase family protein, which codes for MRLHIPVPLRWSDFDAYAHVNNAEMLRILEEARIQAFWLPDGDVVGEATAILDARPGAETISLIARQEIEYLAPIPYMRAPIDIELWIGRIGGASLEVCYELYSPIGVEPRVLFTRASTTIVMVRADTGRPQRIGDEQREAWAPYVEEPVTFTKRG
- the ettA gene encoding energy-dependent translational throttle protein EttA, which encodes MAEYIYSMVRARKAVGDKLILDDVTMSFFPGAKIGVVGPNGAGKSTILKIMAGLDTPSNGEARLSPGYTVGILMQEPELDETKTVLENVQEGVAEIKAKVDRHAAIGMEMAEPDADFDALLAEMGTLQEEIDAADAWDLDSQLEQAMDALRTPPSDYKVANLSGGEKRRVALTKLLLQKPDLLLLDEPTNHLDAESVLWLEQHLAKYPGAVLAVTHDRYFLDHVAEWIAEVDRGHLYPYEGNYSTYLEKKAARLEVQGKKDAKLAKRLAGELEWVRSNAKGRQTKSKARLARYEEMAAEAEKTRVLDFEEIVIPVGPRLGSQVIEAKNLQKGFEGRILIDGLSFTLPRNGIVGVIGPNGVGKTTLFKTIVGLEPLDGGDLKIGETVDISYVDQSRGGIDPNKTLWEVVSEGLDYIQVGKTEIPSRAYVSQFGFKGPDQQKKAGVLSGGERNRLNLALTLKQGGNLLLLDEPTNDLDVETLGSLENALLEFPGCAVVITHDRWFLDRIATHILAYEGTPENPSNWHWFEGNFEAYEENKIERLGADAAKPSRMTYRKLTRD
- the ssb gene encoding single-stranded DNA-binding protein translates to MTDTITLTGLVATDPKHIVTSEGLAITNFRLASTQRRYDKNEGKWVDAETNWYTVTCFRQLAINASASLSKGERVLVTGRLKLRSWDTGERSGMSVDVEADALGHDLLWGSTTFARSMSASKAQTAPEPQQSQPVSPPEHDSFEPSSPGQPAPEPAF
- a CDS encoding aldo/keto reductase; the encoded protein is MPYNAAPDRYQKLDYARVGRSGLKLPRVSLGLWNNFGSDRALETQRAIIRRAFDLGVTHIDIANNYGPPNGSAEKNFGTILREDLRPYRDELIVSSKAGYDMWEGPYGEWGSRKYLLSSLDQSLARTGLEYFDIFYSHRPDPETPIEETMGALASAVHSGKALYVGVSNYSPEQTRAAAAALAEHKVPLLIHQPRYNMFDRHIEDGLFPVLDELGIGSIVFSPLAQGLLTNRYLNGIPADSRVAEGRWMNENTIDETYLSRARALNEIADARGQSLAQLALLWVLRVPEVTSALIGASSVAQLENNLAALSGPALTADELAAIEPFAVHGTGSTR
- a CDS encoding co-chaperone YbbN; protein product: MKLLFFSSAFCDPCIETRAVLKQVEQLVPAATIVELDVAAHNDEAERAGIRSTPTVVVLDSDDTEVFRAAGAPTVNQVLVALAKAV
- a CDS encoding oligoribonuclease, which produces MSETPALSRGDEYVVFYNGGPYNGQSDTRISTDGSWDDEVTVIAAVDGKETQLVYINPSAHQVGEQVQVTYSWDEPDSDPLEALDERNDD
- a CDS encoding SGNH/GDSL hydrolase family protein; this encodes MTPEWNRYVALGDSITEGFCDPIVGAGEPWLGWADRLAMILDGNARLRGEEFAFANLAVRGKRIRHVIDDQVPRAIDLGADLVSILIGGNDLMTAHADPDALAAEVESGVCAIRATGADVLLATCFDPRFAFFLKPLRGRAAVYNANLWSIARSHGTFTLDLWGARELQARAMWAEDRIHLAPAGHRLLASRAAHSLGVPYYELSAPLAHPLPTPARPSSLSVMGWASRHALPWLSRRLRGISTGDGRPAKLPNLTAVTGRR
- the orn gene encoding oligoribonuclease; translated protein: MPSNSDLLVWIDCEMTGLDVGIDELVEVAVVITDYNLVAVDPGFSIVIKPDQSAFDNMSDFVRDMHSSSGLLEEIPNGVALADAEFAVHEYIINHVPTPKTAPLAGNTIGTDRMFLAKYMPRVDSHLHYRSVDVSSIKELSRHWFPRVYFNAPAKDGGHRALADILESIRELEYYRKAVFVGEPGPSTEQLQEISSDVVESFAARL
- the clpS gene encoding ATP-dependent Clp protease adapter ClpS, whose product is MTKTEGDVELADLVSMDMPWVTIVWNDPVNLQQYVTHVFSTYFGYARPEAERLMLLVHNEGKAVVATGPQEEMERHVEAMHDFGLWATVSKAFS
- a CDS encoding DUF2017 domain-containing protein yields the protein MIPFERRGDSFTASFAAQEVDILRELIEQEIALLAEVGSDDPEDASLAEVGIGGSSTPPRDPALARLLPDAYRDDAEAASEYRRLTEASMVARKIASARGLVESLGEGEVSLNREGAELWLRATNDLRLVIASRLGIVEDDDAGTGDEVMQDVYYWLGYLQGSLLDAMGA
- a CDS encoding metallopeptidase family protein; the encoded protein is MDDISAEDFERLVIDELDLLPDDMVDGLDNVIFVTEDRPEDGSLDLLGLYDGIALTERGTYGFGELPDRIILYREPLLSIAEDLDDLKDQIHVTLVHEIAHFYGIDDNQLHELGWG
- a CDS encoding ATP-binding protein, yielding MDVTLIDGRSGSGKSDLATLLASRINGAQLVRLDDIYPGWDGLDAASVAVPGILDTLSWRSWDWTSDRPGAMHYLRPDAPIIIEGVGALSRASRSRASTALWLEADDATRRERALARDGDTFAPHWERWAAQEERFIARESPRDLADVVVRTAT